The Ornithinimicrobium faecis genome includes a window with the following:
- the gyrB gene encoding DNA topoisomerase (ATP-hydrolyzing) subunit B — translation MPELPEAKPQEGDPASLATESSYDANAIQVLEGLEAVRKRPGMYIGSTGERGLHHLVWEIIDNSVDEAMAGHADRIDVTIMEGGGIKVVDNGRGIPTDIHPVEKKPAVELVLTQLHAGGKFGGSGYKVSGGLHGVGSSVVNALAETFEVEVRQRGHVWRQTYKLGVPQAPLSMDEEIPEDETGTTINYWPSPDIFETVNHDFETIRARVQQTAFLNKGLTITLTDERPIEVVRDIDALEDDPMDGLDEEDADATPDASPTGEAKRKPVIYRYDNGLLDYVAHLNKSKRSEAVHEEIIGFETEDKERMLAVEVAMQWTTSYSESVHTYANAVNTHEGGTHEEGFRASLTRLVNDFARNNKLLREKDPNLTGEDIREGLTAVISVKLGEPQFEGQTKTKLGNSEVKGFVQSAMTEELGHWLEAHPREGREIISKAVQAAAARVAARKAREATRRKGLLESGGLPGKLRDCQSNDPSISEVFIVEGDSAGGSAVRGRNPFNQAILPIRGKILNVEKARLDRVLNNQEVKALISGFGTSIGEDFDITKARYHKIVLMADADVDGMHIRTLLLTLLFRFMRPLIEHGYVYLAQPPLYRIKWSNVDHQYAYSDRERDAFVKEGLGKGWRMPKDSGIQRYKGLGEMDYSELWDTTMDPDHRVLLQVTLDDAAKADEVFSVLMGEDVEARRGFIQRNARDVRFLDI, via the coding sequence ATGCCGGAGCTCCCCGAGGCAAAGCCTCAGGAGGGGGACCCGGCATCATTGGCGACCGAGTCGTCCTACGATGCCAACGCGATCCAGGTGCTCGAGGGACTCGAGGCGGTCCGCAAGCGGCCGGGCATGTATATCGGGTCCACCGGCGAGCGCGGCCTGCACCACCTGGTCTGGGAGATCATCGACAACTCGGTCGACGAGGCGATGGCCGGTCACGCGGACCGCATTGACGTGACCATCATGGAGGGCGGCGGCATCAAGGTCGTCGACAACGGTCGTGGCATCCCGACCGACATCCACCCGGTGGAGAAGAAGCCGGCCGTTGAGTTGGTGCTGACCCAGTTGCACGCCGGTGGCAAGTTCGGCGGCAGTGGCTACAAGGTCTCCGGTGGCCTGCACGGCGTCGGCTCCTCGGTGGTCAACGCCCTGGCTGAGACCTTCGAGGTGGAGGTGCGCCAGCGCGGTCACGTCTGGCGCCAGACCTACAAGCTCGGTGTGCCCCAGGCCCCGTTGTCCATGGATGAGGAGATCCCGGAGGACGAGACCGGGACCACGATCAACTACTGGCCCTCACCCGACATCTTCGAGACGGTCAACCACGACTTTGAGACGATCCGGGCGCGGGTCCAGCAAACGGCCTTCCTCAACAAGGGCCTGACGATCACCCTGACCGACGAGCGCCCCATTGAGGTCGTCCGCGACATCGACGCCCTTGAGGACGACCCGATGGACGGGCTCGACGAGGAGGATGCTGACGCGACGCCCGATGCCTCCCCGACGGGCGAGGCCAAGCGCAAGCCGGTCATCTATCGCTACGACAATGGTCTGCTCGACTACGTCGCCCACCTCAACAAGTCCAAGCGCAGTGAGGCCGTCCACGAGGAGATCATCGGCTTCGAGACCGAGGACAAGGAGCGCATGCTCGCCGTCGAGGTCGCGATGCAGTGGACGACGTCCTACAGCGAGTCGGTGCACACCTATGCCAACGCGGTCAACACCCACGAGGGCGGCACGCACGAGGAAGGTTTCCGGGCGTCCCTGACGCGACTGGTCAACGACTTTGCGCGCAACAACAAACTGCTGCGCGAGAAGGACCCCAACCTCACCGGCGAGGACATCCGCGAGGGCCTGACGGCAGTCATCTCGGTCAAGCTCGGCGAGCCGCAGTTTGAGGGACAGACCAAGACCAAGCTCGGCAACTCTGAGGTCAAGGGTTTCGTCCAGTCGGCGATGACCGAGGAGCTCGGTCACTGGCTGGAGGCCCACCCGCGAGAGGGCCGGGAGATCATCAGCAAGGCCGTGCAGGCGGCCGCCGCCCGGGTCGCCGCCCGCAAGGCGCGCGAGGCCACCCGGCGCAAGGGCCTGCTGGAGTCCGGCGGTCTGCCGGGCAAGTTGCGCGACTGCCAGTCCAATGACCCCTCGATCAGCGAGGTGTTCATCGTCGAGGGAGACTCCGCTGGTGGATCCGCGGTGCGGGGGCGCAACCCCTTCAACCAGGCGATCCTGCCGATCCGCGGCAAGATCCTCAACGTCGAGAAGGCCCGCCTGGACCGCGTGCTCAACAACCAGGAGGTCAAGGCCCTGATCTCCGGGTTCGGCACCAGCATCGGTGAGGACTTCGACATCACCAAGGCGCGCTATCACAAGATCGTGCTGATGGCTGACGCCGATGTCGACGGCATGCACATCCGCACCCTGTTGCTCACCCTGCTGTTCCGCTTCATGCGCCCGCTGATCGAGCACGGCTATGTCTATCTGGCGCAGCCGCCGCTCTATCGCATCAAGTGGAGCAACGTGGACCACCAGTACGCCTACTCCGACCGTGAGCGCGACGCGTTCGTCAAGGAGGGCCTGGGCAAGGGGTGGCGCATGCCGAAGGACTCCGGCATCCAGCGCTACAAGGGTCTGGGCGAGATGGACTACTCCGAGCTCTGGGACACCACGATGGACCCCGACCACCGGGTGTTGCTGCAGGTCACCCTCGATGATGCGGCCAAGGCTGACGAGGTCTTCTCCGTGCTGATGGGTGAGGACGTCGAGGCCCGCCGCGGCTTCATCCAGCGCAACGCCCGCGACGTGAGGTTCTTGGACATCTGA
- the dnaN gene encoding DNA polymerase III subunit beta: MKFRVERDVLSEAVAWVVRGLSNRPPVPVLAGVLLQADEQGTLTLSAFDYEISATVTIEADVSEGGEVLVLGRLLADISRNLPAKPVEVSTDGTKVQLVCGSSRFSLIQMPVGDYPSLPTSSESSGSVAGDVFTNAVAQVSIAADRGDTLPILTGVRVEIEGEKMTLLATDRYRLAMRELTWAPQDPSVSHVALIPARTLSETAKALGAAGAVEVALGDAARGEGLIGFEAGSRRATTRLLDGEYPKVTSIFPNSVDTTAVVDTHTILEAVKRVALVAERNTPVRLRFSEGQVAIEAGTGDDAQGSEAIESVLTGPELEIAFNPQFLIDGLNALGTPFARVSFTQPSKPAVLSGQAEMDGESDETYRYVLMPVRFAG; this comes from the coding sequence GTGAAGTTCCGCGTAGAACGCGATGTCCTGTCCGAAGCCGTCGCCTGGGTCGTGCGCGGCCTGAGCAACCGTCCGCCGGTCCCGGTGCTGGCCGGTGTGCTGCTGCAGGCCGACGAGCAGGGCACGCTGACGCTGTCCGCCTTCGACTACGAGATCTCCGCCACCGTGACCATCGAGGCTGATGTCAGCGAGGGTGGCGAGGTGCTCGTCCTGGGCCGCCTGCTCGCCGACATCTCCCGCAACCTTCCGGCCAAGCCGGTCGAGGTCAGCACCGATGGCACCAAGGTGCAGCTGGTGTGCGGCTCAAGCCGGTTCTCCCTGATCCAGATGCCGGTGGGTGACTATCCGTCCCTGCCCACCTCGAGCGAGAGCAGCGGCAGCGTCGCGGGTGATGTCTTCACCAACGCCGTCGCCCAGGTCTCCATCGCGGCCGACCGTGGCGACACGCTCCCGATCCTGACCGGAGTGCGGGTCGAGATCGAGGGCGAGAAGATGACGCTGCTGGCCACCGACCGTTATCGCCTGGCCATGCGTGAGCTGACCTGGGCTCCCCAGGACCCGAGCGTGTCTCATGTTGCCCTGATCCCGGCGAGGACGCTGTCCGAGACCGCCAAGGCGCTGGGCGCCGCTGGCGCGGTCGAGGTGGCGCTGGGTGATGCCGCACGCGGTGAGGGTCTGATCGGCTTCGAGGCCGGCTCCCGACGGGCCACCACCCGGTTGCTGGACGGCGAATACCCCAAGGTCACCTCGATCTTCCCGAACAGCGTGGACACCACCGCGGTCGTGGACACCCACACGATCCTCGAGGCGGTCAAGCGTGTTGCGCTCGTCGCCGAGCGCAACACCCCCGTGCGGCTGCGCTTCTCGGAGGGCCAGGTCGCCATCGAGGCCGGCACCGGGGACGACGCCCAGGGCAGCGAGGCCATTGAGTCAGTGCTCACCGGCCCCGAGCTGGAGATCGCCTTCAACCCGCAGTTCCTGATCGACGGGCTCAACGCGCTGGGCACGCCGTTCGCCAGGGTCAGCTTCACGCAGCCGTCCAAGCCAGCGGTGCTGTCCGGCCAGGCTGAGATGGACGGCGAGTCCGATGAGACCTACCGTTATGTGCTGATGCCGGTGCGCTTCGCCGGCTGA
- the gyrA gene encoding DNA gyrase subunit A, which yields MQRSYIEYAMSVIVSRALPDVRDGLKPVHRRVLYAMYDGGYRPDRGFNKCARVVGDVMGHYHPHGDSAIYDALVRLVQDWTLRYPLVHGQGNFGTPGDDPAAAARYTECKMAPLAMEMVRDINEDTVDFGDNYDGKTQEPAVLPARFPNLLVNGSAGIAVGMATQIPPHNLGEVADGVQWLLDNPEASREELLEALIQRIPGPDFPTGAQIMGRKGIEDAYRTGRGSIIMRANVEVEEIQGRTCLVVRDLPYQVNPDTLAKKIAELVNDAKLKGIADMRDETSGRTGQRLVIVLKRDAVAKVVLNNLYKHTQLQQNFGANMLAIVDGVPRTLPLSAFIRHWVEHQIEVIVRRTKFRLKRAEEQIHILRGYLKALDALDEVIALIRRSATVEDARDGLIDLLQIDEIQARAILEMQLRRLAAMERQKIIDEHDKLEAMILDYEDILAKPERQRQIISDDLAEIVEKYGDERRTQIVAFDGDMSMEDLIPQDDVVVTITRGGYAKRTKVTEYRPQNRGGKGRRGAALRADDVVSHFFTTNTHHWLLFFTNLGRVYRAKAYEIPEGGPTGKGQHVANLMAFQPGEEIAQVLALENYEAADYLVLATRNGLVKKTRLTDYDSPRSGGLIAVNLREGDELVGAGLAGPEDDILLVSVKGQSVRFTATDEALRPMGRATSGVTGMKFRGEDRLLSMRVVPHGSEPFVFVVFESGMAKRTAISAYRVQGRGGLGIKVAKATEKGGDLVGALTVEEGNEVLVVMERGNVVRSSIDQVRVTGRDTAGVKFATPGKGDSIVAVAVNAESELSDEIESIEGEPVEGGPTPDSAPAASDAVSTPDDVLPSVESADVDEASDAPEVTPDDGAADADEPDNGGE from the coding sequence ATGCAGCGCAGCTACATCGAATACGCGATGAGTGTGATCGTGTCCCGTGCGCTGCCCGACGTGCGGGACGGGCTCAAGCCCGTCCACCGTCGCGTGCTCTACGCGATGTACGACGGCGGTTACCGCCCCGACCGCGGCTTCAACAAGTGTGCGCGCGTCGTCGGTGACGTGATGGGTCACTATCACCCGCACGGTGACAGTGCGATCTATGACGCCCTGGTGCGGCTGGTGCAGGACTGGACCCTGCGTTATCCGCTGGTCCACGGGCAGGGCAACTTCGGCACGCCCGGTGATGACCCGGCCGCCGCCGCTCGTTACACCGAGTGCAAGATGGCGCCGCTGGCCATGGAGATGGTCCGGGACATCAATGAGGACACCGTCGACTTTGGCGACAACTATGACGGCAAGACCCAGGAGCCGGCTGTCCTCCCGGCCCGCTTCCCAAACCTGCTGGTCAACGGCTCGGCCGGCATCGCGGTCGGCATGGCCACCCAGATCCCACCGCACAACCTCGGCGAGGTTGCCGACGGCGTGCAGTGGCTGCTGGACAACCCCGAGGCCTCCCGTGAGGAGCTGCTCGAGGCGCTGATCCAGCGCATCCCGGGCCCCGACTTCCCCACCGGCGCCCAGATCATGGGCCGCAAGGGCATCGAGGACGCCTATCGCACCGGCCGTGGCTCGATCATCATGCGGGCCAACGTTGAGGTCGAGGAGATCCAGGGTCGCACCTGCCTGGTCGTGCGCGACCTGCCCTATCAGGTCAACCCCGACACCCTGGCCAAGAAGATCGCCGAGCTGGTCAACGACGCCAAGCTCAAGGGCATCGCCGACATGCGCGATGAGACCTCCGGGCGCACCGGTCAGCGCCTGGTCATCGTGCTCAAGCGCGACGCCGTGGCCAAGGTCGTGCTCAACAACCTCTACAAGCACACCCAGCTGCAGCAGAACTTTGGCGCCAACATGCTGGCGATCGTCGACGGCGTGCCGCGCACGCTGCCGCTCAGCGCCTTCATCCGGCACTGGGTCGAGCACCAGATCGAGGTCATCGTCCGGCGCACGAAGTTCCGGCTCAAGCGCGCCGAGGAGCAGATCCACATCCTGCGCGGCTATCTCAAGGCGCTGGACGCCCTTGATGAGGTCATCGCGCTGATCCGGCGCAGCGCCACCGTCGAGGACGCCCGCGACGGGCTGATCGACCTGCTGCAGATTGACGAGATCCAGGCCCGCGCCATCCTCGAGATGCAGCTGCGCCGCCTGGCGGCCATGGAGCGTCAGAAGATCATTGACGAGCACGACAAGCTCGAGGCGATGATCCTGGACTACGAGGACATCCTGGCCAAGCCGGAGCGGCAGCGGCAGATCATCAGCGATGACCTCGCCGAGATCGTCGAGAAGTATGGCGACGAGCGCCGCACCCAGATCGTGGCCTTCGACGGTGACATGTCCATGGAGGACCTGATCCCACAGGACGATGTGGTGGTCACCATCACCCGAGGTGGCTATGCCAAGCGCACCAAGGTCACCGAGTATCGCCCCCAGAACCGCGGCGGCAAGGGCCGTCGCGGTGCGGCGCTGCGGGCCGACGACGTGGTCTCGCACTTCTTCACGACCAACACGCACCACTGGTTGCTGTTCTTCACGAACCTGGGCCGGGTCTACCGGGCCAAGGCCTACGAGATTCCCGAGGGCGGGCCGACCGGCAAGGGTCAGCACGTCGCCAACCTGATGGCCTTCCAGCCGGGCGAGGAGATCGCGCAGGTGCTGGCGCTGGAGAACTACGAGGCGGCTGACTATCTGGTGCTGGCCACCCGCAACGGCCTGGTCAAGAAGACCCGCCTGACCGACTACGACTCCCCCCGCTCCGGCGGTCTGATCGCGGTGAACCTGCGCGAGGGTGACGAGCTGGTCGGTGCGGGGCTGGCCGGTCCGGAGGACGACATCCTGCTGGTCTCCGTCAAGGGGCAGTCGGTCCGGTTCACCGCCACCGACGAGGCGCTGCGCCCGATGGGACGGGCCACCTCTGGTGTCACCGGCATGAAGTTCCGGGGCGAGGACCGCCTGTTGTCGATGCGGGTCGTCCCGCACGGCAGCGAGCCGTTCGTCTTCGTGGTCTTCGAGAGCGGCATGGCCAAGCGCACTGCGATCTCGGCCTATCGCGTGCAGGGCCGTGGTGGCCTGGGCATCAAGGTGGCCAAGGCGACCGAGAAGGGCGGCGACCTGGTCGGTGCCCTCACGGTCGAGGAGGGCAACGAGGTGCTCGTGGTCATGGAGCGCGGCAACGTGGTGCGCTCCTCCATTGACCAGGTGCGGGTGACCGGTCGGGACACGGCCGGCGTGAAGTTTGCGACCCCGGGCAAGGGCGACTCCATCGTGGCCGTCGCGGTCAACGCCGAGTCCGAGCTGTCCGACGAGATCGAGTCCATCGAGGGGGAGCCGGTTGAGGGAGGACCGACACCAGATAGTGCCCCGGCCGCCTCCGATGCGGTGAGCACCCCCGACGATGTACTACCGTCTGTTGAGTCGGCGGACGTCGACGAGGCATCGGACGCGCCGGAGGTGACTCCGGACGACGGTGCCGCGGACGCCGATGAGCCGGATAACGGAGGCGAGTAG
- a CDS encoding DUF721 domain-containing protein: MPDPEEPAETAGEAESADPLAAAADALARARSNARSRGLRPGQTDRRRTAADALAQRRSGTGEGAARDPRLLDTEVDRLVSSRGWSTDVQVGAVIGRWTTIVGPEVASHVQPLGFDGTVLTVQADSTAWATQMRLLTHSVLTRIETEVGAGVVTEITVRGPAAPSWRKGRLRAQGRGPRDTYG; encoded by the coding sequence ATGCCCGATCCGGAGGAGCCAGCCGAGACCGCGGGTGAGGCGGAGAGCGCCGACCCGCTGGCGGCCGCTGCCGACGCCCTGGCCCGGGCGCGGTCCAACGCCCGGTCGCGTGGTCTGCGCCCCGGGCAGACTGATCGTCGCCGGACGGCTGCCGACGCGCTCGCGCAACGACGCTCCGGCACCGGGGAGGGGGCTGCCCGGGACCCACGGCTGCTCGACACCGAGGTCGATCGCCTCGTCAGCTCGCGGGGTTGGAGCACAGACGTGCAGGTGGGGGCGGTCATCGGCCGCTGGACCACGATCGTGGGTCCGGAGGTGGCCTCGCACGTGCAGCCACTCGGCTTCGACGGGACGGTGCTGACCGTGCAGGCCGACTCCACGGCGTGGGCCACCCAGATGCGTCTGCTCACCCACTCGGTCCTGACCCGCATCGAGACCGAGGTCGGCGCCGGCGTGGTCACCGAGATCACCGTGCGCGGGCCGGCCGCCCCGAGCTGGCGCAAGGGTCGGCTGCGGGCTCAGGGGCGTGGTCCGCGCGACACCTACGGGTGA
- the dnaA gene encoding chromosomal replication initiator protein DnaA translates to MTQPDVDYTQVWRDTIGTMDGDTSPRDRAYLAMVRLVGLIDSTALLAVPYEHTKETLETTLREPVRAALSSVLEHDVRLAITVDDQLRKQVEGEADQVPGQGDHGSGARPSNDEASATSDRPEAATEQTDGQPLDNGLGPDGGNTAARDGRPGTAPRPERSTPGGDMDPRLNPKYTFDTFVSGSSNRFAHAASLAVAESPARAYNPLFIYGESGLGKTHLLHAIGHYARNLYPGVRVRYVNSEEFTNDFINSIRDDKAGAFQRRYRNVDFLLIDDIQFLQGKEQTVEEFFHTFNTLHNSEKQVVITSDQPPKKLSGFAERMRSRFEWGLLTDVQPPDLETRIAILQKKAAQEGMTIPDDTLELIASKITTNIRELEGALIRVTAFASLSGQPVSVELASHVLKDIIPTGDGGTITIGTIQTEVADYFRISVEDLCGTSRSRALVNARQIAMYLSREVTDMSLPTIGKEFGGRDHTTVMHAERKIRQLIGERRALYDQITELTGLIRKASAR, encoded by the coding sequence ATGACGCAGCCAGATGTCGACTACACGCAGGTCTGGCGCGACACGATCGGCACGATGGATGGCGACACGTCCCCGCGTGACCGCGCCTACCTCGCGATGGTCCGGCTGGTGGGCCTGATCGATTCCACCGCCCTGCTCGCGGTTCCTTATGAGCACACCAAGGAGACCCTGGAGACCACGCTGCGGGAGCCGGTGCGCGCGGCCCTGTCGTCCGTGCTCGAGCACGATGTCCGTCTGGCCATCACCGTCGACGACCAGCTCCGCAAGCAGGTTGAGGGCGAGGCCGACCAGGTGCCCGGCCAGGGGGACCACGGCTCAGGTGCCCGCCCCTCGAACGACGAGGCGTCGGCCACGTCCGACCGTCCCGAGGCGGCCACGGAACAGACCGACGGCCAGCCCCTGGACAACGGACTGGGGCCTGACGGTGGCAACACCGCGGCCCGCGACGGTCGGCCCGGCACGGCGCCACGGCCCGAGCGCAGCACGCCTGGCGGTGACATGGACCCCCGGCTGAACCCGAAATACACCTTCGACACCTTCGTCTCCGGATCGTCCAACCGGTTTGCCCACGCCGCCTCGCTCGCGGTGGCCGAGTCGCCGGCACGCGCCTACAACCCGCTGTTCATCTATGGCGAGTCCGGTCTGGGAAAGACCCACCTGCTGCACGCCATCGGGCACTACGCCCGCAACCTGTATCCCGGCGTCCGGGTGCGCTATGTGAACTCCGAGGAGTTCACCAACGACTTCATCAACAGCATTCGTGACGACAAGGCCGGTGCGTTCCAGCGGCGCTATCGCAATGTCGACTTCCTGCTCATTGACGACATCCAGTTCCTGCAGGGCAAGGAACAGACCGTCGAGGAGTTCTTCCACACCTTCAACACGCTGCACAACAGCGAGAAGCAGGTCGTGATCACCTCCGACCAACCCCCCAAGAAGCTCTCCGGCTTCGCCGAGCGGATGCGCAGCCGCTTCGAGTGGGGCCTGCTCACCGACGTCCAGCCGCCGGACCTGGAGACGCGCATCGCGATCCTGCAGAAGAAGGCCGCCCAGGAGGGCATGACCATCCCGGACGACACGCTCGAGTTGATCGCGAGCAAGATCACGACTAACATCCGCGAGCTCGAGGGCGCCCTGATCCGGGTCACCGCGTTCGCCTCGCTCAGCGGGCAGCCGGTCAGCGTCGAGCTGGCCAGCCACGTGCTCAAGGACATCATCCCCACGGGAGATGGCGGCACGATCACGATCGGCACGATCCAGACCGAGGTCGCTGACTATTTCCGGATCAGCGTGGAGGACCTGTGTGGCACCTCGCGGTCCCGGGCGCTGGTCAACGCACGCCAGATCGCGATGTACCTCAGCCGTGAGGTCACCGACATGTCCCTGCCCACGATCGGCAAGGAGTTCGGTGGGCGCGACCACACCACGGTGATGCACGCCGAGCGCAAGATCCGCCAGTTGATCGGTGAGCGGCGCGCGCTCTATGACCAGATCACCGAACTCACCGGGCTGATCCGCAAGGCCTCCGCCCGCTGA
- the gnd gene encoding phosphogluconate dehydrogenase (NAD(+)-dependent, decarboxylating), with protein MQLGMIGLGKMGANMRDRLRQADHEVIGYDLNPEVRDVDSLAALVDQLQAPRVIWVMVPHGKPTQDTVDELGELLSEGDLVIEGGNSHFADDIKHHEQLAAKGIGYVDCGVSGGIWGITEGYGLMCGGETEWVDKAMPIFDALRPEGPREEGWVHAGDVGSGHYAKMVHNGIEYGLMHAYAEGFELLTAKDAVKDVKGVFQAWTRGTVVRSWLLDLMVKALDETPGLEGISEYTTDSGEGRWTLIEGIENAVPMPVLSAALFARFASRQENSPAMQAVAALRGQFGGHAVQMLDDEAQQVHQGAEPKHDEGAERPGAGTEAPGGETGGSGAADAGPSSGSGSTDADAQG; from the coding sequence ATGCAACTGGGAATGATCGGACTGGGCAAGATGGGCGCCAACATGCGCGACCGTCTGCGCCAGGCGGACCACGAGGTGATCGGCTACGACCTCAACCCGGAGGTCCGCGACGTGGACAGCCTGGCGGCGCTGGTCGACCAGCTCCAAGCCCCGCGCGTGATCTGGGTGATGGTCCCGCACGGCAAGCCGACCCAGGACACGGTCGACGAGCTCGGTGAGCTGCTCAGCGAGGGCGACCTGGTCATCGAGGGCGGCAACTCCCACTTCGCCGACGACATCAAGCACCACGAGCAGCTCGCGGCCAAGGGCATCGGCTATGTCGACTGCGGCGTCTCCGGTGGCATCTGGGGCATCACCGAGGGTTACGGCCTGATGTGTGGTGGCGAGACCGAGTGGGTTGACAAGGCGATGCCGATCTTTGACGCGCTGCGCCCCGAGGGCCCCCGCGAGGAGGGCTGGGTGCACGCCGGTGACGTGGGCTCGGGCCACTACGCCAAGATGGTGCACAACGGCATCGAATACGGCCTGATGCACGCCTATGCCGAGGGCTTCGAGCTGCTCACCGCCAAGGATGCCGTCAAGGACGTCAAGGGTGTCTTCCAGGCGTGGACCCGTGGCACGGTGGTGCGCTCCTGGCTGCTGGACCTGATGGTCAAGGCACTCGATGAGACCCCCGGTCTGGAGGGCATCAGCGAATACACGACCGACTCCGGTGAGGGCCGCTGGACGCTGATCGAGGGCATCGAGAACGCTGTGCCGATGCCGGTCCTCAGCGCTGCGCTGTTTGCCCGCTTTGCCTCCCGGCAGGAGAACTCGCCCGCCATGCAGGCCGTCGCCGCGCTGCGCGGTCAGTTTGGTGGCCACGCGGTCCAGATGCTCGATGACGAGGCTCAGCAGGTGCACCAGGGCGCCGAGCCCAAGCACGACGAGGGAGCAGAGCGCCCCGGCGCCGGCACCGAGGCTCCAGGTGGGGAGACCGGTGGATCTGGCGCTGCGGACGCTGGCCCCTCCTCCGGGTCGGGCTCGACCGACGCGGACGCTCAGGGCTAG
- the recF gene encoding DNA replication/repair protein RecF (All proteins in this family for which functions are known are DNA-binding proteins that assist the filamentation of RecA onto DNA for the initiation of recombination or recombinational repair.), translated as MHLRHLSVTDFRSYHRAEVALAPGITTLLGRNGEGKTNLIEAVGFVASLASHRVATDAPLVRHGAESAIVRAAVVRDGRDTVVELEIVPGRANRARLNKSPLTRPRDVLGTLRTVLFAPEDLALVKGDPAERRRFLDDLLVARQPRWAGVRSDYDKALRQRNALLRSGQHLWRSGRRVPEHRLAPGETIEDARAAAEAALGVWDAQLAQVGAALTYARLRLLRDLRPYLSESYATISDAEALAEATYRSSLEGPVAEAIAAGEVPEQEDLYAATLEVMAARRRDEQERGVTLVGPHRDELVLALGELPAKGYASHGESWSIALALRLGSFRLLQHDVGTDPVLVLDDVFAELDSGRRERLAELISDCEQVLITAAVAADVPAWLAGRGVILDVADGTVTPRGDDPADPGAPADTDATAGPADRAVPADPGPAVEDPAVEDTES; from the coding sequence GTGCACCTGCGCCACCTGAGCGTCACCGATTTCCGGAGCTATCACCGCGCGGAGGTGGCTCTCGCGCCGGGCATCACGACCCTGCTGGGGCGCAATGGTGAGGGAAAGACCAACCTGATCGAGGCCGTGGGTTTCGTGGCCTCGTTGGCCAGTCACCGCGTGGCGACCGACGCCCCGCTGGTGCGGCACGGGGCTGAGTCGGCCATCGTGCGGGCCGCGGTCGTGCGTGATGGGCGCGACACCGTCGTCGAGCTGGAGATCGTGCCCGGCCGGGCCAATCGCGCCCGCCTCAACAAATCGCCGCTCACCCGGCCACGCGACGTCCTGGGCACCCTGCGCACTGTGCTCTTTGCCCCGGAGGACCTGGCGCTGGTCAAGGGGGACCCGGCCGAACGACGCCGGTTCCTCGACGACCTCCTGGTGGCGCGGCAGCCGCGCTGGGCCGGGGTGCGCAGCGACTATGACAAGGCGCTCCGGCAGCGCAATGCCCTGCTGCGCTCCGGACAGCACCTGTGGCGGTCGGGTCGCCGCGTGCCAGAGCACCGGCTGGCCCCGGGCGAGACCATCGAGGACGCACGCGCGGCCGCGGAGGCGGCGCTCGGTGTCTGGGATGCTCAACTTGCGCAGGTCGGGGCGGCGCTGACCTACGCGCGGCTGCGGCTGCTGCGCGACCTGCGGCCCTATCTGAGCGAGTCCTACGCCACGATCAGTGACGCCGAGGCACTCGCCGAGGCGACCTATCGGTCCAGCCTGGAGGGTCCGGTCGCCGAGGCGATCGCCGCAGGAGAGGTGCCCGAGCAAGAGGACCTGTATGCCGCGACCCTGGAGGTCATGGCGGCTCGCCGCCGCGACGAGCAGGAGCGCGGGGTCACCCTGGTCGGACCGCACCGGGACGAGCTGGTGCTCGCCCTCGGTGAGCTGCCGGCCAAGGGGTATGCCAGCCACGGAGAGTCCTGGTCCATCGCGCTGGCCCTGCGCCTCGGGTCCTTCCGACTGCTCCAGCACGACGTGGGAACCGACCCGGTCCTGGTGCTCGATGATGTCTTCGCCGAGCTCGACTCGGGACGTCGTGAGCGCCTGGCCGAGTTGATCTCCGACTGCGAGCAGGTGCTGATCACTGCCGCTGTGGCCGCTGACGTCCCAGCGTGGTTGGCCGGCCGGGGCGTGATCCTGGATGTGGCGGACGGGACGGTCACCCCGCGTGGTGACGATCCTGCAGACCCAGGTGCCCCTGCTGACACGGATGCCACAGCTGGTCCTGCCGACCGGGCCGTTCCCGCGGACCCAGGCCCGGCTGTGGAGGACCCGGCTGTGGAGGACACTGAGTCGTGA